The Nothobranchius furzeri strain GRZ-AD chromosome 17, NfurGRZ-RIMD1, whole genome shotgun sequence nucleotide sequence GGCGCTCTTAGACAATGCTGGACACAAACTGGATTACTGGAGCTCACAGAAGGaatgctgtttctttagcgatgaGAAATCAGTGATTCGTGTAGTTGATGGAATTATTATAATTGACGTTATTTAATTATTTGGTGGTTTAGTATTTCCTAGTGTTTAATTTCCTGGTTCCAACTCCAGTATGTGGCGATAATGCACCTTGAAGTTGCTAGCCAAAATCTATGCAGACCGATGCAGACTCGTCTCgtggctaaccgttagcattactgGGTTTGCAACACAAACATATGTCTATAGTTTGCAATATGGCTGAACGCGCACGGGCTTGTATTATTTGCGGAGATCAAAAATCTACGTTACATTCTTTACCAAAGTCAGAAGAGCTGAAGAAGAAATGGCTGGAATTTGTCTTTGGAAAACCACCAGTGCTTTACAGCGGTGGAATAGTGATTTGTTCAAATCATTTTTACGAGAGTGACTTTACCAACTACGGGGCCTACATTGGTGGTTTTGCTTCAAAGTTATGCTTAAAACCTGGATCTGTACCGTCACGACGATCGCCTACCAGCGCACAGGCTGTAAGTGCAAAATAAACCTTTcacctttttcttcttctgcctGTTCTAACTCCTCATGAGGGCATGCATAAACCAACACAATCAACGGCCCAGGCTGCTATCAACACAAGGGTTATTGCTAAATTACGGAGGGGTTAGTTTGGTTTTTGCTGCAGGATTAAAACGTGCACAAACTGCGTTAGCGAAAATGTACTTGCTGCATATTCAAGCTTCTACTGTTTTCAAGACAGTGCTCCCTAAAGGAAGAATGTTTAACTTCAACTGTAGATTCAAAACATGCCTTTAGGTCAACTTAAAAAAAATAAGTAGATGTTAGAAATTCAAATGTCGAGTCATCGCCTGCAACTTTCACTTGAAAAAATGTATGAAATGGCCTATGGATTTTCCACTGACTGATACCTCACTGACATTTTTTATGTCCACTTCTTCCTCGCTACGAATTAGCAAGGAGGGTGGCATGGTGAGACACTCGCTCCTGCTACTCAGAGAACTGGGGTTAcattagtaacctaaagttcttttTCATAGCATTCATTCCATGTGTCACTATGGGAAAATACTGACTCTCAGATTGCGAGGCAGAACATAATCCAGAAACCGATTATCCCAAataacataacacaacataacatgcacACAGCTCAGACAGCACCAATTGAGCACCAAGCGAGCCAATGAAGGTGTTGTAACATCCAGGTTGTAGAACCGAACAAATGTGAGAGGGGAAGTCCAGCTCGCCGGATCACATATTACCAGGGTAGACAGCGCCCATGAGGAATGGGCACGAAGGCCCTCAGGTGGTCGAACCCCTCTGGAGCCGTAGGCTAAGAGAAGGctcccacaatccagtgggaaagtccTTTTTAGAGATGGGCTTTCCCAACCGATTTTTGGCCCAGGACTGCTCTTTCGCAGATTATCCGTCCTGTCCATATATATGCGTAATGCACACACTGGACAAAGCATGTCCACCAAAGAGAAAGGAGGAGGGCAGAAGGAAGCCAAACAAATAGGGGATCATGCTCCCAGCACCTTTGGCATAAAGGTGGGGTTTGGGAGCAATGTCACCTCAGTGTTCCTCAGATGTATAACGAGTGAATAAAAAGTGCATGTATTTCACCCGTACGTTTTGCTGAGGCAAACGCAAACACACCATTTTCAAAGTAACCACCTTCAAATCCACCTGCTCCAGTGGTTCAAAAGGAGAAGTAATTAGGGCCTCCAACACCAGTGGGAGGTCCCATGTGGTGTGGGAGGCCCCATGGTGGGCCAGATATTTGGAAACAGGCCTTCGCCTTCTCACTCCCCTCAAATCCACACACAAGAGGAAGTTTTCCAACCGACATCCCCATAAAACCAGTATGGCAAGCCGATATTGCAGCCAAATATACCTTAATAGTGGAGATTGCCTTCCCTTTATCCATCAGGTCCTGTAGGAAGGCCAGTATGACCACCACTGAGCAGCACTCAAAAGAGATTTATTGTTTCTCTTCACACCACCTTTTGAAAATAGACCACTTACAGTCATACAGAGATCCGGTCAAGGGAGCTCTGGCATCCTGAATGGTCTCAATGACACTTTGCGGAAGACCTACAGCCTCTAGGCTGGACTGCTTACGGGCCAGGCTCAGAGGGACAACTTCTCTGGGTGAGGGTGGAAAATCTCCCCTTGTGCCTGATATAGCAGGCCTCTGCGTGGGGGCAGGAGCCATGGTTCTCCATTGAGCGTGGGGGCTTAGGCTTGAGACAGGGGTTTTTGAACACCAGGTGGGTCTCGTTTCGCTTGAAAAATGAGCCACCGCCCCCTGATTCATTGAACTTTTGCTTTCAACTTTTTTAGCTGCACCGTCGGCAAACTGCCTGGATGCGacagtgtaacagaatgaaagactgttttccaccaaaagtcatttccccctctcctctgacacaggactagtctgcatgagatatggcctcaaggtctcatgcatttgcttataaactgcttcttttcagctcaacagaagaatgaagaatggagtattttcttttaattaatcaaagaactctattttaataaagctaatcacgcaaagtcaataaataagatgtgaccaatctgtgaaatcaaaatattaattactttattataaattACTATAGAATATAATGAGTAATATGtctttaaatgttccaataggactgatctcacatagtgttaaaagacatgacacattgctttcactgatccaatcagaatctgccagatctgatggaggcgtggttttggtggtgcttggtaaatctgtcatcttttcattcaaccataaaccaaaacatccgaagtataaaactatgcccacgtcatctctaacgccagttcaaagcgttctagagaagttgtcggagcggccaatccgtaactttcctcttcagccgaaagaaccaacgacaagctggataaaatctgttgctgttccaactgctgcaacggttactttcagaataaaagctgaaccatcaagacccaggtttgggtctcgctagacgccaacaaaatcgtcgtgacccggaagtatctcacagactggtctggtcagcaaccactgcttttcctaccggcttcggttcctgttctaacggggacttccgctaagggtatgtaggccggcAAAATGGcatcaaatgtgtttatgaatctcctaatcaaagcttagcgcgaagatatcaccttcagttcccatcagaactaatcgctttgctggttctgagcaacattacacctcaccctattctccgtctcatcccccttagttacaccatacatttagtgtttaaagtcagtctagtttaatttgttttaataaatctttaaacttttaaacgcgactctctctcttctgttgtctctgagtgaatacgaagctgttatctaatccctgcattaaaaagttccaatcttctggtttaaaataacctcacatatccttaaggtggatttcatattttcctatggaatcctacaccTTATgggttattaaataacatgtaatttaaatcattacaacagCTTTaacaattttaatgttttttaacatAAAACCATGCTAGAGTGACATGTCACCAGGCCACCTTGGTTGCCTATGGGAAGAACACACCGTCTTTTTGGGGCGCGTGGAGCAGGTTCTAACATCCCCTCTTTCATGCATCAAACTTCCAAGCACTCAGCTGGTGGCAGCTTGCTCTCCGTGTCCTCGGAAGCTGTCAGGTTAATTGCTTCCTTCTCCTCCCCATCTGAGTGGAGGCTAATTCGAGATGGCAGCATTGGGCCACTTTTTTCCACAGTCCTTTAGCAGGAGCTAAATGAGATGCTGTAGGAGCAGACTGTGGGTTCTCCACCTTCAGGGTCTTGAAGGTGGAGGGCAGACGTGCTGCAGCTTGGACCAAATTTGGCGCTGAGGGGGAGGAGTGGTTACTGGATGCACCAGTACTGGTTTGGGGAGGCATAATTTCAGGGCCTCATCATCCCGTTTCTTTTCCTTGCATCTTTTCTGCATCGTGTGATGAGAGGAGTTGTTTCCTGACCCGTTTCGCCTTCGGCAGTTTCTTCCATCATAGCGAGAGCATGCCAATTCCACTTGGACCTCGGGCCACTGGATGTTAAGCTTTTCTGCAGTGAGTTTGCACACGTCCTGCAGGTCCAGATCCAGGGCAGGCGACACCAACTCCCCGTCGCTGGCGCGGCCAGTGCTCAGGGGCCATCTTGGGACCGTCATAACAGCTAGCGCTAACCTGGTGTGTGTAGGTGGGGGAAGCATTGTGGCTCTGCTCTCTGTAGCTGGTTTAACGGTAGATATGTTGGGAACTTTCGTTTGCTAAATGGACCGCTATAAGGTGTGTTGCTACTCCTCACAGTCGGCAACTCACACCACTGCTTGGAGACAGGTTAGTGTGAGGCTTTCCCTCGTGTTAAGTTGTAAGCCCAGAGCAAAGCGCCCAGCGGTAGAGTTTGCCCTCCTCCTTTGGACAGTTTAGCTAGCTCCAGTCAGAGTCAGCAAGTGAGAGTTTTGGGAACTTCTGTTTGTAGCCAGAAGAGGTTTTAGAATAAACTTTCTGTGAGGACTCGGCCCAATGTATAGGGGGAGGGTTCCCACCTCCTGCACACTGATGGGTttgttccagccaatcagagctggAATAAGAGCTTCTGATGAGGTCACGTCTAGGGCGTTCCCATAATGAGACTCGAAACGAATGCAATCAAAGAGAGCAGACCTGCTCCACACACAcaactccccccgaagacactcacctgtctatgggactttggaactgctaatcagctgtaaacaaagcagacttcattaccgcatatgcaaaccacctgtcactcgatgcactggctttcactgagacctggatcaaaccatgtgacaatgctacaccatctgctctctcagttaaccacactttctcccacacttcttgtgcatctggccgaggtggtggaacgggcatgttaatttgtaacaaatggtatacagtcagttgctacccatcacccgGGTAAGGCGCACACGGTTGTCCTGTGTACTCATCTTTAATAACCTCAATGCTTGAGAGCCAAGAGATAAaacagtgtgataaatgcaacaagatttattataagtgcacattttatgtttttcagtttttttaattaaagaaacataaaaaaaacttttgcaaAACACTACAGAATGGTTTTTACAGCGCTAAGTTCtctttttctttacaaaacttGCTAAATGAAATTGCCAATTTTAGTaaagcccttctagccaatcagaggcgagaaaggcgggaccttccttgggcTTCCAATGATTCCAAATGATGCTGCCCATCGCATTTTGGAGAGATACTAAAGCGAAATCTACGGTGTCAACACCCCAGCTTCCTTCAACCAATCAATAAGCCTCTCATTTGCATTATCACGTGTGCTCTTGCGAGAAAACATATCCTTTACAGAAAAGggtcagaaaagcactttttaatttatttttccaattcaaatgATTTTTATGGCCAAAAAGACGTTAATATGATGTAGATATCCACAGTAGTAACAGGCGATGACTCCTTTAACATGTATgcttattagggttgtcacgatactaaaatttcaaactcgattcgatactggggggggggggggctcgatactcgatttcgatactatttaaaaacaccaatttattgaacaagtttattcaaaaaataacattcctcaatttatattgcaaaaattaaatgttaagaattaagtgtgtaaagtgcttaaacctttcaagtatcagcattttttaaaacgtgcatacaaaaactggcgaaagttaacactttaaatcatgaattgtctcactatatatacactatttgcagagtgatgttttgctgcttaaactctgtttaaggtgcatttttgtcataagatgtaatgccatatgttttgttctgtacttttgaacaactctgttggtcaataaagggagaaaacgaatttctccacagtaggacaaaggtacatctaccggtaatcttaataaaaacagattggcgcacggcagtgacgtcattaaaagcgccggttagattagccgcggctagtctgttcacgcctagaaatcccagacccgctccaaacgaacaggggaatcatgttaatgattcctaacaaaacctttcgacattgagatgttttggtgcagataatgtcttctttcgaggctgcaccatgggtgcccgtccgcacccgttatatggatatacactgatggcgattcgccgatggatgtaaataccccggggaatccaagtagcaccaaagttgtcagcgggagtaaacaaacgtactgcatgctagaaattaagtccgggttgcaataaacgggagtttcctttaagcacataagcgtgaatatacaactacgtgtcagacttggtatgctaattaagttggtctgtgaagcgcctcccaaattcgctgtttatgtttttgtttatttatttggcagacaaaacttggatcagagacaactcgcgtgggaaaaagcaacgtagccatgcggcgtctgcttcttctgtttgtctgggaggcggaggctgctttacggcatctggctgtcgtgcgtgtcggtgtacttgaagaaggctgtgtataatagtccataatatcgataccacagggatggaatatctaatttagataccacgtttagtatcgatttatatctaggtatcgatttttttgacaacactaatgcTTATCTGTAAAGTTctgcagcacacacaattcaatttATTACTTACTGTTTGAACAGAGCCTTTCTTTAACTTTAGCTTTTTATGCAATAAAAATGAATCTTTAGTCTAAAGTAAACTAACTTCTTTATTTCTGTCAGAAAATAAGAACAATTTCATTCTTTTCATCCACAGTTAAAGTAATACTTTGTTTAATTTGTCAAAAAATGAATGATATAATCTGACTAAGCTTGCAGTTCTGACCTGTTATTTCCAGTCCTAGCGTAGCCTACATGTGGTGATAGATTGCATCAACTGACTTAAACTGcatgttattttatgtttctTATATTTAGAGCACATCCGAAACACTGATGACATCCCGCCTTCATACCAGCACACAAACAGACTCACCAGACCGTTCGACACGAGCAACACAGCTTTCGATGGGTACATTGGGTCATCGTTTTCGAAGCAAAGGTTTGTCACGTAACTCATTTTAATTTCAAATGTGATGTTTTGTAGTTCTTTTCCGATGAATGCACATGTGCTTATGCAATATGCATTACAAATTGAATAATATGTGTGCTACTTTGTTATTTTTAGAGTTCTCAACAGTCATGGACTTGCTTTTCATTCAGTCATTGTGGTTTTATGTGAAATCCTGGAAAGCTCTTATTATCTTTGTAAAGTCGCAGtaacacatttattttaatttaggTACCAAAACAGAATTCTACATAACAAGGAAGAGCGTTGCCACAAGCACTGCTGATGCACCATGGGGGCCTGGTACTCCAACGCCTGTCAGGCCTGTTCATCTAAGGCCAAGTAAAAGACCTCGGTTAGATGAAGAGGATGAAAGTGAAATCTCCACATTAACACCTGAACCCCATGACTCCATCTATGATCCAGCACCCTCAATGAGCAATGTTGCTGAATCCTCAGAGCCCACGTATGTTTTTGCTTCTAACTTCATCtaaatataaatgttttattttgacataGATTATGTTTAATTATATATGTTAAAGTAACCttgtactatatatatatatatatatatatatatatatatatatatatttatatatatatatatatatttatatatatatatatatatttatatatatatatatttatatatatatatatatatttatatatatatatatttatatatatttatatatatttatatttatatatatatatatatatatatatatatatatatatatatatatatatattttgtcaTTTCTCTAAACAGTGATACATCTTCAGGATACAAAGACTCCAAGTACATAGTATTTGAGAAAAACCTCATGGAACTTTTCGAAACATGTCCAGTATGCAGCCGCATGTCGGAGGTGAAGACCTACAGACGAGGAACCTTTCTTTCTGTCCACCAAAAATGCCATCACTGCAGTTTTTCAAAGAAATGGAAGAGCCAGCCAGTGATGGGGAGCACCCCTGTAGGAAATATCCAGCTGTCTGCTGCCATATATTTCACCGGCTCTTCTTATTTTAATTTGCAAAAGGTAAACTAATGTATATTCTAACACAATGTTTtctaccagggaggtgtccaggaggcattttAGCCAGGTGCCCAAGCCATCTCAGCTAAatagcaaatctactccgagctccttcCGGATGACTGACCCTCCCACCCTATCTCTATGGAAGAGCCCAGACATCCtgtagagaaaactaatttcagtcaCTTGTAatcacaatcttgttctttcggtcactacccaacgctTGTGACCGTAAGGGTAGAAACATAGAccaaccggtaaatcaagagcttcaccttccggctCAGCGCTGTCTTCACTACgaaagaccggtacaacacccgcatcactccaGACACAgacccaatccgcctgttgatctctcgctccatctttccctcactcatgaacaagacctctaggtacttaaactcctccacttgaggcaggacctcgcccCTGCCCTGGAAAAGCCGTTCtatccttttccgactcaagaccacggtctcggaTTTCTTTTTGTCATATTTATGCATAATGATGATTGGACTGACTCAGCGTCTGTCAGACCTCCACGAAATGGCGCTCatattcagaatcagaatcagctttattgccagcgctccagcgacccagagcataggaacttgactccgcgaacacaacctgaccaaggttaaacacacacacatgtagacaaaaacaggtacaggcagtcacgagagcagccataacggcgctcatttcattagatgaaaagggtgttacatgaggataattggggtaaggtaaaaaaaaaaggcatagcagagttagacccagcggggagtaactctataatacaaaaaaactcctcaacatagaagcacgaacatcacagatacaaaacatcagagtccgatggggaggtggggttgggcgggatcctgaatcctccaacgggagctgtcATTACGGCGCTTCACCAGCTGCAGtcgacaggtgggagggagaaatgaggaacagagagcgcattgagttCCTGCAGGTCGATGACCTCGAAGCcaaagtcacaatctgaaggcggggggaaggtcgggacacagcatctgttagcattcctcctttcgtgggggtgagttgaaggcagccttggaggctgcttggcgtcagataaggataaacaagactttgtttagggcagacagagataattttcctctctgccttggagtctattaagtggtcattcatgtccaccagtgaagccaatttatgcgttctaaacatccccacaccgcccggcgagatgacatccatcttgcgcactaacacaggcaacgccgcgaggatattgtccagcttacggttcacctcgagtaacgtcccggtctgtgaggtcaccgcccgggcggcacattccgtgggtgcgggttgcactccaatcgctcccgtcttcccaaatttccagaaaaccagatatcctcgcaCTCCAAtctgaagaaatccagtgatcatcaggccgaatatccacaaatcttccacgtcctcgatggacaactgagagaggcacacgatacgCCAGAccacccaagaatcgagtgcatatcccgctgtgaatgtcccctcgggacaggtgggagcccccttctccat carries:
- the LOC139063593 gene encoding uncharacterized protein isoform X1; the protein is MSIVCNMAERARACIICGDQKSTLHSLPKSEELKKKWLEFVFGKPPVLYSGGIVICSNHFYESDFTNYGAYIGGFASKLCLKPGSVPSRRSPTSAQASTSETLMTSRLHTSTQTDSPDRSTRATQLSMGTLGHRFRSKGTKTEFYITRKSVATSTADAPWGPGTPTPVRPVHLRPSKRPRLDEEDESEISTLTPEPHDSIYDPAPSMSNVAESSEPTDTSSGYKDSKYIVFEKNLMELFETCPVCSRMSEVKTYRRGTFLSVHQKCHHCSFSKKWKSQPVMGSTPVGNIQLSAAIYFTGSSYFNLQKVFQAMHLQNMSY